Below is a window of Brassica napus cultivar Da-Ae chromosome A5, Da-Ae, whole genome shotgun sequence DNA.
attaatgtatgttaaacttcTTTTCATAGTACATGTACATCGttctaatattttatcaattaatttagcaaaactacacatactctctaaattagtagactaaccaatataaaatcgtttttttcttgagaaacggggacaacaaaaattcaaaacttctttgaccttcatcgtAGTTATTGCAGGATTCaactacatatatattaaaacagtattgttatatttttttgattattctcaaaatctatgcgttaaATACATTATTGGTCTCAAAGTTACAGAAAACTGCGGTAAAAGCCTTAGCTGGTGATATTGACTGATCTTTAACCTTCCTTTCCCTCTTCATCTTCAATATATATCATACTTCAAAAACGAAATGGAGTCTTGATTCTGGATTTTATGTACACTTTGTGAATCTCTGTTCCTTCTTCTAAGCCATGGCAGGTATGCTTGAGTCCCTGTTTAAGCAATTGAATCCCTCAACTCTTACAGCTGCCTGTTTAATCCCAAACTTCACTCGACCACAACCTCCTCCTTTGACAcgagatgaagatgaagatggagaTGAGAGCGAGGGTGAGATAGGGTTGAGTTTGTCGTCTCCAAATCGCGCATCTTGAGCTAACGGGTTCGATGCTCTGCTCGGGGGAGAGCCGAGGAAAAATGGAGGTGATGAAGCTACTACAGCGGACAATGTCTCATCCTACAGAGAAAAGAGAACCATTAAGTTTAGATTACAAGCTACAAAAGAAGGACACATCCATCACTAATTCTTTTAAGAATATGACTAAAGATCAATCTATATACACAGCTACATAGCTACCAGTTGATTCAAtgtgaaaaacaaaacaaggaGAAGGTTCGTAAAACTCTTATGTACAGGGAAGAACAACAATCATAACTCAGACACAGGATTCTGTTGAAGTCATTCTAATTTATGGATAAACGTCTTGAAGCAACTATAATATAATCTAGCGTTTGGTGTTAATACAAAGAAACACAGACCAATGAAGAATGATACAAAACCAAAGAAAGGAAGACAAGTGACTGCTTGATACAACAGACACAAGGTTGAAGAAAGAGACAAACCTTTCTAAGAATGATGTCCAAAAGATCTGCCCCAGCTTTAGAATCACATACATCCGCTGCTCCTGATTGACTGTTAAACCCCAGagcaaagcaaaaaaaaaatcagtatttttttttagacaatACAATCTTTGTGGGCATATAACAACGAAAGAAAGAGTCTCTATAATACCTAAAGTGTAATAATCTAAACGGACGAAGAACGTTACTGGAGAGAATGCCAACGCGACGAGGCTTAGGACAAACAACAGAGGAATAGACAGGAACAACTCCTCCTCCTCTGGATTCGAAGGCGTTCTGCTTAAGGTTACAATGATTCATCTTAAAACCAGGGAAGAACGCCTAACCTGTTGCATCAATCAAAGACACAATCGAAGATCAGGAAAAACATTCGTTGCTTtttatcatttcaaaatttagAGAGAATTATTGCGTATAAAAAGGATGTTCAGACACAAAGAGAAGCCAGCGAATGCATaatgcattgaccagaagaaaCCAATTCCAtagaatagaaaatataaaggtcaaagagcACAGACGTATTGACTGGGACTCAAAATTGAAAAAGACTTTGACaagaccaaagaaaaaaaaacgaacaaGATAAGAATTTAAAACTTTTAGATCAGCAACAAAACTTTGATCTGTCTGTCATTTACGCCATTAACGGAACTTGAtaaagcagagagagagagaagtaaaCCTTTAAGGATTTGTGACGAAACAGCGGCGATAAGGGTGAGCGCAAAGGAGTGAAATTAACAGAGTTGCTGTTAATGCACTTTATACGATATGATCACGACACTTGCGCAGGGGAACAAACAAAAGGTGTGAATGACGTCGTTTCGAAGATATACATATTGGGCTGCCTCCCAAAAACTAATATGTAAGGCCCATTTGTTAAAAACCTATTAACGGCCCAGTCACAGCATGAGCATAGAAACCCTTAAGATTTAAACCTTTGCTTCCACCAGATTCGTGTCGCCTCTTGAACACCGAAGCTCTGAAACCAAACCGTTAACCTTTGCACCACCTTCTAGGGTTCTTCGTCGTGATTATCTGGTACGCTTCAATGTACTACTCTACTTTTTCGAGTCTAACTGTAATCCATTTAGGGTCTGGTTAGTGTTACAAGTAGAGTGATCTGCTTAAAATACGTTATCTTTTGTAATCAATTGAGAAATGTAGCTCATTGTCACTAGTGAGCTAAGAGCTAGGATTGATCAAAGTGTAGCTTTTGCTTTATAGCTATCAATCAAAGTGTTGATTGGATTAATTTATTCTGTGTTCTGTTATAGAATCTGCAAAGATGTTCTCTGCTCAGAACAAGATCCACAAGGACAAGGGTGTTGCACCAACTGATTTCGAGCAAGAAGTTGCTCAGGTTCTCTCTTCATTCTTAATCTTGTGAatgtgttttgtttgtttttaaatttttattggtttggtTATTGATTTTACATATTCACAGGCTTTCTTTGACTTGGAGAACACCAACCAGGAGTTGAAAAGTGACTTGAAAGATCTCTACATTAACCAAGCTGTGTAAGTGTTCATTTCTAGAGGCTGCAATGATCTTAACTTTGGCTGTGTAAgtgtttattctttttttttccgttaTGCGCAGTCAGATGGATTGTTCTGGCAACCGCAAGGCTATTGTGATCTACGTTCCCTTCAGATTGAGGAAAGCCTTCCGCAAGATCCATCCTCGTCTTGTCagagagctcgagaagaagtTCAGTGGCAAAGATGTTATCTTTGTTGCCACCAGGAGAATCATGCGTCCCCCAAAGAAAGGCTCAGCTGTTCAGAGACCACGCAACAGGACTCTCACCTCCGTCCATGAAGCCATGCTTGAGGATGTCGCTTACCCTGCTGAGATTGTTG
It encodes the following:
- the LOC106364200 gene encoding uncharacterized protein LOC106364200; translated protein: MNHCNLKQNAFESRGGGVVPVYSSVVCPKPRRVGILSSNVLRPFRLLHFSQSGAADVCDSKAGADLLDIILRKDETLSAVVASSPPFFLGSPPSRASNPLAQDARFGDDKLNPISPSLSSPSSSSSRVKGGGCGRVKFGIKQAAVRVEGFNCLNRDSSIPAMA
- the LOC106366406 gene encoding 40S ribosomal protein S7-like produces the protein MFSAQNKIHKDKGVAPTDFEQEVAQAFFDLENTNQELKSDLKDLYINQAVQMDCSGNRKAIVIYVPFRLRKAFRKIHPRLVRELEKKFSGKDVIFVATRRIMRPPKKGSAVQRPRNRTLTSVHEAMLEDVAYPAEIVGKRTRYRVDGTKIMKVFLEPKERNNTEYKLETMVGVYRKLTGRDVVFEYPVQEL